The window CTTAAAAAGTTACGCGCTTGCCCTAGCAAATCTAAGCCGATATTCGATAGCGCTAGGTCAATTTCGAGCTCAGGGGCATGGCCGCACCACTCGCACAGGCGCTGCGCTAAAACTAAGGGGGTATCGCCAAGGCGTAATGTGTAATGGTGGAGCTGTTCTTGTTGGTTCATGGCAAGCTCCTTACATATTTTTGATGCCATCAGGGATGGTATAGAAAGTTGGGTGACGATAGACCTTGGTGTCCGCAGGGTCGAAGAACGTACTTTTGTCTTCGGGCTGTGAGGCAATTAAATGTGCGGCCTTCACCACCCAAATTGAGCAGCCTTCACTACGTCTTGTATACGCATCGCGTGCATTTTCCAGTGCCATTTGGTCATCAGCAGCATGTAAACTGCCAACATGGCGATGCGCAAGCCCTTGCTTACTACGGACAAAAACTTCATATAAAGGCCAATCTTGATTGCTCATGGTGTTTTCCTTTTCGTAAAATGGTCAGTGATTAAGCCGCAGTTTTAACGGATTTTTGTTTACGGCTATGTGCCATTGCACCTTCACGTACCCATGCGCCGTCTTCCCATCCTTTGCGCTTAGCGCTAAGGCGTTCGTGATTACAAATGCCATTGCCTTTAATCACCTGATAAAACTCTTCCCAATCGATTTCACCAAAGCGGTAATGACCAAGTTCTTCATCCCAAACCAGATCCGGGTCAGGGATCGTCATACCTAACGCTTCCACTTGCGGAACAGTG is drawn from Providencia huaxiensis and contains these coding sequences:
- the paaB gene encoding 1,2-phenylacetyl-CoA epoxidase subunit PaaB — its product is MSNQDWPLYEVFVRSKQGLAHRHVGSLHAADDQMALENARDAYTRRSEGCSIWVVKAAHLIASQPEDKSTFFDPADTKVYRHPTFYTIPDGIKNM